One genomic region from Gemmatimonadota bacterium encodes:
- a CDS encoding outer membrane lipoprotein carrier protein LolA, translated as MRSCYIVSALAPAMLCVTASLGAQRPEATLQRAIAAYANAETIAVRFDQTVTNPLTDRTLTSSGELMRRRPNRLSISFGGTNPDRIVADGTNLWVYLPSSAPGQVIRLPAAGESGMLVDPMGQILSAPVSNYDVTDAGASVVSGEATHAITLTPKSRTALFTKATLWIDDTDGLVRQLESTEPSGLVRKITVTRFRTNVTIPRSTFQFTPPPNVRVIDGGGMIGG; from the coding sequence ATGAGATCATGCTACATCGTGTCCGCGCTCGCGCCGGCAATGCTCTGCGTTACCGCATCACTCGGAGCACAACGGCCCGAGGCAACACTGCAGCGCGCAATCGCAGCGTACGCGAACGCGGAAACGATCGCGGTTCGGTTCGATCAGACTGTAACGAACCCCCTGACTGATCGAACGTTGACGTCCAGCGGCGAACTCATGCGCCGTCGCCCTAACCGGCTCTCGATCTCGTTCGGGGGAACCAATCCAGATCGCATCGTCGCTGACGGAACGAATCTCTGGGTCTATCTCCCGAGCAGCGCGCCAGGACAGGTAATCAGGCTTCCGGCGGCCGGTGAGAGCGGAATGCTCGTCGACCCGATGGGGCAGATACTATCGGCTCCCGTGAGCAATTACGATGTCACCGACGCGGGCGCGAGCGTCGTCAGCGGCGAGGCAACACACGCGATAACGCTGACACCCAAGTCACGTACAGCTCTCTTCACAAAGGCGACTCTCTGGATCGACGACACGGACGGACTGGTCCGTCAGCTGGAATCGACCGAGCCGAGCGGACTTGTAAGGAAGATCACCGTGACGCGGTTCAGGACGAACGTCACGATCCCGCGATCAACGTTTCAGTTCACTCCGCCGCCCAACGTTCGCGTCATCGATGGTGGCGGCATGATCGGCGGTTAG
- a CDS encoding Rossmann-like and DUF2520 domain-containing protein encodes MSERIFIIGAGKVGRGLAYAFRSAGLQVLGVHARTPRDGATTSGEYPRVMSEANVIILAVSDSELNEACHTLALVAREKGSPMTHGTIVLHTSGTVTPPALEELRGAGSPSGTFHPLAPFSTAERGAAALHDGWVGIDGDPTACAAARRLAAAIGARTMNIPSNGKALYHAAAVMASNFPVVLAALAARILTHAGVEERTAEQVVQRLMAGAVSNLEHGSPRNVLTGPAARGDAEGIAAHRAALRDDPESLAVYDALTRAAARLTADHAATIDDANVGRRSELKR; translated from the coding sequence GTTGGGAGTGCATGCACGAACGCCACGCGATGGCGCGACCACGAGCGGAGAGTATCCGCGCGTGATGAGCGAGGCCAACGTCATAATCCTGGCAGTTTCGGACAGTGAGCTCAACGAGGCCTGTCACACGCTCGCACTCGTTGCACGGGAAAAGGGATCCCCCATGACGCACGGCACGATCGTGCTTCACACGTCCGGCACCGTTACGCCACCGGCCCTGGAGGAGCTCAGGGGCGCTGGCTCACCGAGCGGGACGTTTCACCCGCTCGCGCCATTTTCCACCGCCGAGCGAGGCGCAGCGGCGCTACACGACGGTTGGGTCGGGATCGACGGTGATCCGACCGCGTGCGCTGCTGCACGCAGACTGGCGGCCGCGATCGGCGCCAGAACCATGAACATTCCGTCGAATGGCAAGGCGTTGTACCACGCCGCGGCCGTCATGGCGTCCAATTTTCCTGTCGTACTCGCCGCACTGGCCGCGCGCATTCTGACACACGCTGGAGTCGAGGAGCGCACGGCGGAGCAGGTGGTACAGCGGCTCATGGCTGGCGCGGTATCGAATCTCGAGCATGGATCACCGCGCAACGTTCTCACCGGGCCCGCGGCCCGCGGCGACGCGGAAGGAATCGCTGCCCATCGTGCAGCTCTGCGCGACGACCCGGAGTCACTCGCAGTCTACGACGCGCTGACGCGCGCCGCGGCGCGCCTAACCGCCGATCATGCCGCCACCATCGATGACGCGAACGTTGGGCGGCGGAGTGAACTGAAACGTTGA